One window of the Bombus affinis isolate iyBomAffi1 chromosome 10, iyBomAffi1.2, whole genome shotgun sequence genome contains the following:
- the LOC126921038 gene encoding serine/threonine-protein kinase BRSK2 isoform X2 encodes MQGKESPVGSNTQETHQYVGPYRLEKTLGKGQTGLVKLGVHCVLGKKVAIKIINREKLSESVLMKVEREIAIMKLIDHPHVLGLSDVYENKKYLYLVLEHVSGGELFDYLVKKGRLTPKEARRFFRQIISALDFCHSHSICHRDLKPENLLLDEKNNIKIADFGMASLQPAGSMLETSCGSPHYACPEVIRGEKYDGRKADVWSCGVILYALLVGALPFDDDNLRKLLEKVKRGVFYIPHFVPPECQNLLKGMIEVDPDKRLTLAEINRHVWVTAAGKGELELELSMMDVVQTHVIPSVEAIDPDVLQAIASLGCFKERDKLIQELLSPNHNTEKVIYFLLLERKRRRPACEDELEVMRGGMRGSAGQLEADPPRKRVDTCRVNGSTALNLGEISHGSPLTPRRQSSTRHHARRSPSTGCHTHASHSHASTPGSSPLHGSNAVAGLLSPHRAPPTSHLGQTMSPHRLSSVTSAAGNGNTSTPPVVAPVPVLPNVGIEINDVQQVVAVGVTPPGSPHTGAGSSAHHWRSRLTTIKNSFLGSPRFHRRKLLTSAEEVHLTPDSSPELTKKSWFGSLMTTEKDETFTILVKGKALASVKADLIHAFLSIAELSHSVSSPMSFKVEYKRGSTAPAMFQRQVRFQVDISAISKQPNEPLFAITFTLLSGNIRRFRRVCEHIQSQVCSRSVGINLGGQSRAAPPSPRASRKFTTEMSESSSCGSDTSERLFLSPHPATRQVVCFNKIDSDIESDTSVFDVKSPTRENGRRSSTSTNNNNPLPGDATPTPGSPTKAVRSNSESQNTPEKKCVTTMSGNNIA; translated from the exons ATGCAGGGCAAGGAGAGCCCCGTCGGGTCCAACACCCAGGAGACCCATCAGTACGTTGGTCCTTATCGACTGGAGAAGACCTTGGGAAAAGGCCAGACAG GATTGGTCAAACTCGGGGTCCACTGTGTGTTGGGCAAGAAGGTGGCGATCAAGATCATCAACAGGGAAAAATTGTCAGAGTCGGTGCTGATGAAGGTGGAACGGGAGATCGCGATTATGAAACTGATCGACCATCCGCACGTGCTCGGCCTCTCTGACGTATACGAGAACAAGAAATATCT ATATCTTGTTCTGGAACACGTTTCGGGCGGGGAGCTTTTCGACTATTTAGTGAAAAAGGGTAGACTAACGCCGAAGGAAGCGAGGAGATTTTTTCGACAAATCATTTCTGCTTTAGATTTTTGTCATAGTCATAGTATTTG TCACAGAGACTTGAAGCCTGAAAATTTGTTGTTGGACGAGAAGAATAATATCAAGATAGCGGATTTCGGAATGGCGTCGTTGCAACCTGCCGGCTCCATGCTGGAAACCAGCTGCGGTTCTCCTCATTACGCCTGTCCCGAAGTGATTCGA GGTGAGAAATACGACGGAAGGAAGGCAGACGTTTGGTCGTGCGGGGTGATACTTTACGCGCTTCTGGTAGGTGCGTTGCCCTTCGACGACGACAACTTaagaaaattattagaaaaagtgAAACGAGGCGTGTTCTACATACCGCACTTCGTGCCGCCCGAATGTCAGAATCTGCTGAAGGGAATGATCGAAGTCGATCCGGACAAGAGACTAACG CTGGCGGAGATAAACAGGCACGTGTGGGTGACGGCGGCGGGCAAAGGCGAGTTAGAATTAGAGCTGTCGATGATGGACGTGGTGCAGACGCACGTTATTCCGTCCGTGGAGGCGATCGATCCGGACGTGTTGCAAGCGATCGCGAGCCTAGGTTGCTTCAAGGAACGGGACAAACTGATTCAAGAACTGCTCAGCCCGAA CCACAACACGGAGAAGGTGATCTATTTTCTACTGTTGGAGCGAAAACGGAGAAGACCAGCGTGCGAGGACGAGTTGGAAGTAATGAGAGGAGGCATGAGAGGATCCGCCGGACAATTGGAAGCGGATCCACCGAGAAAGCGAGTGGACACGTGTCGAGTAAACGGTAGCACGGCCCTGAATCTCGGCGAAATTAGTCACGGTTCTCCTTTAACGCCTCGAAGGCAGTCGAG CACTAGGCATCATGCGCGTCGTTCGCCAAGTACGGGATGCCACACACACGCGTCGCATTCGCACGCATCGACGCCAGGTAGTTCGCCGTTGCACGGCTCGAACGCTGTCGCAGGATTGCTAAGTCCTCACAGGGCACCACCGACCTCGCATCTAGGCCAAACGATGAGTCCTCATCGACTGTCGTCGGTAACGAGCGCAGCGGGCAACGGAAACACCAGCACACCGCCTGTCGTGGCCCCTGTTCCGGTTCTACCCAACGTGGGAATAGAAATAAACGACGTCCAGCAGG TAGTCGCGGTCGGCGTTACACCGCCAGGCTCACCGCACACCGGCGCCGGATCTAGCGCTCATCACTGGCGATCGAGGTTGACGACCATCAAGAACTCGTTCCTTGGTAGTCCCCGATTCCATCGACGCAAGTTGCTCACAAGCGCCGAGGAG GTACATCTCACGCCGGATTCCTCCCCGGAACTTACGAAGAAATCATGGTTCGGTAGTCTGATGACCACGGAGAAAGACGAAACGTTCACCATTCTGGTAAAAGGGAAGGCTCTAGCCAGCGTGAAAGCCGACCTGATTCACGCCTTTTTATCG ATAGCGGAGTTGTCTCACAGCGTAAGCTCGCCGATGTCCTTCAAAGTGGAATACAAAAGGGGAAGTACGGCGCCGGCAATGTTCCAAAGACAAGTTCGTTTTCAAGTGGACATTAGCGCCATATCGAAACAGCCGAACGAACCATTGTTCGCTATTACTTTTACTCTGCTAAGCG GAAACATCCGAAGATTTCGAAGGGTCTGCGAGCACATTCAGTCGCAGGTCTGCTCGAGAAGCGTAGGAATAAATTTGGGAGGGCAGAGCCGCGCGGCACCGCCTAGTCCGCGAGCATCTCGAAAATTTACCACGGAGATGAGCGAAAGTTCCAGCTGCGGTAGCGACACCAGCGAACGGTTATTTCTCAGCCCGCACCCAGCTACCAGACAGGTAGTCTGTTTCAACAAG ATCGACTCGGACATCGAATCAGACACCTCCGTGTTTGACGTGAAATCGCCGACCCGCGAGAACGGTCGCAGGAGTTCCACGTCAACGAACAACAACAACCCGTTACCAGGCGACGCGACGCCGACTCCTGGAAGTCCGACAAAGGCGGTGCGTAGTAATTCGGAGAGTCAAAACACGCCGGAGAAAAAATGCGTAACAACGATGAGCGGCAATAACATAGCGTGA
- the LOC126921038 gene encoding serine/threonine-protein kinase BRSK2 isoform X3: MQGKESPVGSNTQETHQYVGPYRLEKTLGKGQTGLVKLGVHCVLGKKVAIKIINREKLSESVLMKVEREIAIMKLIDHPHVLGLSDVYENKKYLYLVLEHVSGGELFDYLVKKGRLTPKEARRFFRQIISALDFCHSHSICHRDLKPENLLLDEKNNIKIADFGMASLQPAGSMLETSCGSPHYACPEVIRGEKYDGRKADVWSCGVILYALLVGALPFDDDNLRKLLEKVKRGVFYIPHFVPPECQNLLKGMIEVDPDKRLTLAEINRHVWVTAAGKGELELELSMMDVVQTHVIPSVEAIDPDVLQAIASLGCFKERDKLIQELLSPNHNTEKVIYFLLLERKRRRPACEDELEVMRGGMRGSAGQLEADPPRKRVDTCRVNGSTALNLGEISHGSPLTPRRQSSTRHHARRSPSTGCHTHASHSHASTPGSSPLHGSNAVAGLLSPHRAPPTSHLGQTMSPHRLSSVTSAAGNGNTSTPPVVAPVPVLPNVGIEINDVQQVAVGVTPPGSPHTGAGSSAHHWRSRLTTIKNSFLGSPRFHRRKLLTSAEEVHLTPDSSPELTKKSWFGSLMTTEKDETFTILVKGKALASVKADLIHAFLSIAELSHSVSSPMSFKVEYKRGSTAPAMFQRQVRFQVDISAISKQPNEPLFAITFTLLSGNIRRFRRVCEHIQSQVCSRSVGINLGGQSRAAPPSPRASRKFTTEMSESSSCGSDTSERLFLSPHPATRQVVCFNKIDSDIESDTSVFDVKSPTRENGRRSSTSTNNNNPLPGDATPTPGSPTKAVRSNSESQNTPEKKCVTTMSGNNIA, from the exons ATGCAGGGCAAGGAGAGCCCCGTCGGGTCCAACACCCAGGAGACCCATCAGTACGTTGGTCCTTATCGACTGGAGAAGACCTTGGGAAAAGGCCAGACAG GATTGGTCAAACTCGGGGTCCACTGTGTGTTGGGCAAGAAGGTGGCGATCAAGATCATCAACAGGGAAAAATTGTCAGAGTCGGTGCTGATGAAGGTGGAACGGGAGATCGCGATTATGAAACTGATCGACCATCCGCACGTGCTCGGCCTCTCTGACGTATACGAGAACAAGAAATATCT ATATCTTGTTCTGGAACACGTTTCGGGCGGGGAGCTTTTCGACTATTTAGTGAAAAAGGGTAGACTAACGCCGAAGGAAGCGAGGAGATTTTTTCGACAAATCATTTCTGCTTTAGATTTTTGTCATAGTCATAGTATTTG TCACAGAGACTTGAAGCCTGAAAATTTGTTGTTGGACGAGAAGAATAATATCAAGATAGCGGATTTCGGAATGGCGTCGTTGCAACCTGCCGGCTCCATGCTGGAAACCAGCTGCGGTTCTCCTCATTACGCCTGTCCCGAAGTGATTCGA GGTGAGAAATACGACGGAAGGAAGGCAGACGTTTGGTCGTGCGGGGTGATACTTTACGCGCTTCTGGTAGGTGCGTTGCCCTTCGACGACGACAACTTaagaaaattattagaaaaagtgAAACGAGGCGTGTTCTACATACCGCACTTCGTGCCGCCCGAATGTCAGAATCTGCTGAAGGGAATGATCGAAGTCGATCCGGACAAGAGACTAACG CTGGCGGAGATAAACAGGCACGTGTGGGTGACGGCGGCGGGCAAAGGCGAGTTAGAATTAGAGCTGTCGATGATGGACGTGGTGCAGACGCACGTTATTCCGTCCGTGGAGGCGATCGATCCGGACGTGTTGCAAGCGATCGCGAGCCTAGGTTGCTTCAAGGAACGGGACAAACTGATTCAAGAACTGCTCAGCCCGAA CCACAACACGGAGAAGGTGATCTATTTTCTACTGTTGGAGCGAAAACGGAGAAGACCAGCGTGCGAGGACGAGTTGGAAGTAATGAGAGGAGGCATGAGAGGATCCGCCGGACAATTGGAAGCGGATCCACCGAGAAAGCGAGTGGACACGTGTCGAGTAAACGGTAGCACGGCCCTGAATCTCGGCGAAATTAGTCACGGTTCTCCTTTAACGCCTCGAAGGCAGTCGAG CACTAGGCATCATGCGCGTCGTTCGCCAAGTACGGGATGCCACACACACGCGTCGCATTCGCACGCATCGACGCCAGGTAGTTCGCCGTTGCACGGCTCGAACGCTGTCGCAGGATTGCTAAGTCCTCACAGGGCACCACCGACCTCGCATCTAGGCCAAACGATGAGTCCTCATCGACTGTCGTCGGTAACGAGCGCAGCGGGCAACGGAAACACCAGCACACCGCCTGTCGTGGCCCCTGTTCCGGTTCTACCCAACGTGGGAATAGAAATAAACGACGTCCAGCAGG TCGCGGTCGGCGTTACACCGCCAGGCTCACCGCACACCGGCGCCGGATCTAGCGCTCATCACTGGCGATCGAGGTTGACGACCATCAAGAACTCGTTCCTTGGTAGTCCCCGATTCCATCGACGCAAGTTGCTCACAAGCGCCGAGGAG GTACATCTCACGCCGGATTCCTCCCCGGAACTTACGAAGAAATCATGGTTCGGTAGTCTGATGACCACGGAGAAAGACGAAACGTTCACCATTCTGGTAAAAGGGAAGGCTCTAGCCAGCGTGAAAGCCGACCTGATTCACGCCTTTTTATCG ATAGCGGAGTTGTCTCACAGCGTAAGCTCGCCGATGTCCTTCAAAGTGGAATACAAAAGGGGAAGTACGGCGCCGGCAATGTTCCAAAGACAAGTTCGTTTTCAAGTGGACATTAGCGCCATATCGAAACAGCCGAACGAACCATTGTTCGCTATTACTTTTACTCTGCTAAGCG GAAACATCCGAAGATTTCGAAGGGTCTGCGAGCACATTCAGTCGCAGGTCTGCTCGAGAAGCGTAGGAATAAATTTGGGAGGGCAGAGCCGCGCGGCACCGCCTAGTCCGCGAGCATCTCGAAAATTTACCACGGAGATGAGCGAAAGTTCCAGCTGCGGTAGCGACACCAGCGAACGGTTATTTCTCAGCCCGCACCCAGCTACCAGACAGGTAGTCTGTTTCAACAAG ATCGACTCGGACATCGAATCAGACACCTCCGTGTTTGACGTGAAATCGCCGACCCGCGAGAACGGTCGCAGGAGTTCCACGTCAACGAACAACAACAACCCGTTACCAGGCGACGCGACGCCGACTCCTGGAAGTCCGACAAAGGCGGTGCGTAGTAATTCGGAGAGTCAAAACACGCCGGAGAAAAAATGCGTAACAACGATGAGCGGCAATAACATAGCGTGA
- the LOC126921038 gene encoding serine/threonine-protein kinase BRSK2 isoform X4, which yields MQGKESPVGSNTQETHQYVGPYRLEKTLGKGQTGLVKLGVHCVLGKKVAIKIINREKLSESVLMKVEREIAIMKLIDHPHVLGLSDVYENKKYLYLVLEHVSGGELFDYLVKKGRLTPKEARRFFRQIISALDFCHSHSICHRDLKPENLLLDEKNNIKIADFGMASLQPAGSMLETSCGSPHYACPEVIRGEKYDGRKADVWSCGVILYALLVGALPFDDDNLRKLLEKVKRGVFYIPHFVPPECQNLLKGMIEVDPDKRLTLAEINRHVWVTAAGKGELELELSMMDVVQTHVIPSVEAIDPDVLQAIASLGCFKERDKLIQELLSPNHNTEKVIYFLLLERKRRRPACEDELEVMRGGMRGSAGQLEADPPRKRVDTCRVNGSTALNLGEISHGSPLTPRRQSSTRHHARRSPSTGCHTHASHSHASTPGSSPLHGSNAVAGLLSPHRAPPTSHLGQTMSPHRLSSVTSAAGNGNTSTPPVVAPVPVLPNVGIEINDVQQVRFAVVAVGVTPPGSPHTGAGSSAHHWRSRLTTIKNSFLGSPRFHRRKLLTSAEEVHLTPDSSPELTKKSWFGSLMTTEKDETFTILVKGKALASVKADLIHAFLSIAELSHSVSSPMSFKVEYKRGSTAPAMFQRQVRFQVDISAISKQPNEPLFAITFTLLSGNIRRFRRVCEHIQSQVCSRSVGINLGGQSRAAPPSPRASRKFTTEMSESSSCGSDTSERLFLSPHPATRQIDSDIESDTSVFDVKSPTRENGRRSSTSTNNNNPLPGDATPTPGSPTKAVRSNSESQNTPEKKCVTTMSGNNIA from the exons ATGCAGGGCAAGGAGAGCCCCGTCGGGTCCAACACCCAGGAGACCCATCAGTACGTTGGTCCTTATCGACTGGAGAAGACCTTGGGAAAAGGCCAGACAG GATTGGTCAAACTCGGGGTCCACTGTGTGTTGGGCAAGAAGGTGGCGATCAAGATCATCAACAGGGAAAAATTGTCAGAGTCGGTGCTGATGAAGGTGGAACGGGAGATCGCGATTATGAAACTGATCGACCATCCGCACGTGCTCGGCCTCTCTGACGTATACGAGAACAAGAAATATCT ATATCTTGTTCTGGAACACGTTTCGGGCGGGGAGCTTTTCGACTATTTAGTGAAAAAGGGTAGACTAACGCCGAAGGAAGCGAGGAGATTTTTTCGACAAATCATTTCTGCTTTAGATTTTTGTCATAGTCATAGTATTTG TCACAGAGACTTGAAGCCTGAAAATTTGTTGTTGGACGAGAAGAATAATATCAAGATAGCGGATTTCGGAATGGCGTCGTTGCAACCTGCCGGCTCCATGCTGGAAACCAGCTGCGGTTCTCCTCATTACGCCTGTCCCGAAGTGATTCGA GGTGAGAAATACGACGGAAGGAAGGCAGACGTTTGGTCGTGCGGGGTGATACTTTACGCGCTTCTGGTAGGTGCGTTGCCCTTCGACGACGACAACTTaagaaaattattagaaaaagtgAAACGAGGCGTGTTCTACATACCGCACTTCGTGCCGCCCGAATGTCAGAATCTGCTGAAGGGAATGATCGAAGTCGATCCGGACAAGAGACTAACG CTGGCGGAGATAAACAGGCACGTGTGGGTGACGGCGGCGGGCAAAGGCGAGTTAGAATTAGAGCTGTCGATGATGGACGTGGTGCAGACGCACGTTATTCCGTCCGTGGAGGCGATCGATCCGGACGTGTTGCAAGCGATCGCGAGCCTAGGTTGCTTCAAGGAACGGGACAAACTGATTCAAGAACTGCTCAGCCCGAA CCACAACACGGAGAAGGTGATCTATTTTCTACTGTTGGAGCGAAAACGGAGAAGACCAGCGTGCGAGGACGAGTTGGAAGTAATGAGAGGAGGCATGAGAGGATCCGCCGGACAATTGGAAGCGGATCCACCGAGAAAGCGAGTGGACACGTGTCGAGTAAACGGTAGCACGGCCCTGAATCTCGGCGAAATTAGTCACGGTTCTCCTTTAACGCCTCGAAGGCAGTCGAG CACTAGGCATCATGCGCGTCGTTCGCCAAGTACGGGATGCCACACACACGCGTCGCATTCGCACGCATCGACGCCAGGTAGTTCGCCGTTGCACGGCTCGAACGCTGTCGCAGGATTGCTAAGTCCTCACAGGGCACCACCGACCTCGCATCTAGGCCAAACGATGAGTCCTCATCGACTGTCGTCGGTAACGAGCGCAGCGGGCAACGGAAACACCAGCACACCGCCTGTCGTGGCCCCTGTTCCGGTTCTACCCAACGTGGGAATAGAAATAAACGACGTCCAGCAGG TCCGTTTCGCAGTAGTCGCGGTCGGCGTTACACCGCCAGGCTCACCGCACACCGGCGCCGGATCTAGCGCTCATCACTGGCGATCGAGGTTGACGACCATCAAGAACTCGTTCCTTGGTAGTCCCCGATTCCATCGACGCAAGTTGCTCACAAGCGCCGAGGAG GTACATCTCACGCCGGATTCCTCCCCGGAACTTACGAAGAAATCATGGTTCGGTAGTCTGATGACCACGGAGAAAGACGAAACGTTCACCATTCTGGTAAAAGGGAAGGCTCTAGCCAGCGTGAAAGCCGACCTGATTCACGCCTTTTTATCG ATAGCGGAGTTGTCTCACAGCGTAAGCTCGCCGATGTCCTTCAAAGTGGAATACAAAAGGGGAAGTACGGCGCCGGCAATGTTCCAAAGACAAGTTCGTTTTCAAGTGGACATTAGCGCCATATCGAAACAGCCGAACGAACCATTGTTCGCTATTACTTTTACTCTGCTAAGCG GAAACATCCGAAGATTTCGAAGGGTCTGCGAGCACATTCAGTCGCAGGTCTGCTCGAGAAGCGTAGGAATAAATTTGGGAGGGCAGAGCCGCGCGGCACCGCCTAGTCCGCGAGCATCTCGAAAATTTACCACGGAGATGAGCGAAAGTTCCAGCTGCGGTAGCGACACCAGCGAACGGTTATTTCTCAGCCCGCACCCAGCTACCAGACAG ATCGACTCGGACATCGAATCAGACACCTCCGTGTTTGACGTGAAATCGCCGACCCGCGAGAACGGTCGCAGGAGTTCCACGTCAACGAACAACAACAACCCGTTACCAGGCGACGCGACGCCGACTCCTGGAAGTCCGACAAAGGCGGTGCGTAGTAATTCGGAGAGTCAAAACACGCCGGAGAAAAAATGCGTAACAACGATGAGCGGCAATAACATAGCGTGA
- the LOC126921038 gene encoding serine/threonine-protein kinase BRSK2 isoform X1, producing the protein MQGKESPVGSNTQETHQYVGPYRLEKTLGKGQTGLVKLGVHCVLGKKVAIKIINREKLSESVLMKVEREIAIMKLIDHPHVLGLSDVYENKKYLYLVLEHVSGGELFDYLVKKGRLTPKEARRFFRQIISALDFCHSHSICHRDLKPENLLLDEKNNIKIADFGMASLQPAGSMLETSCGSPHYACPEVIRGEKYDGRKADVWSCGVILYALLVGALPFDDDNLRKLLEKVKRGVFYIPHFVPPECQNLLKGMIEVDPDKRLTLAEINRHVWVTAAGKGELELELSMMDVVQTHVIPSVEAIDPDVLQAIASLGCFKERDKLIQELLSPNHNTEKVIYFLLLERKRRRPACEDELEVMRGGMRGSAGQLEADPPRKRVDTCRVNGSTALNLGEISHGSPLTPRRQSSTRHHARRSPSTGCHTHASHSHASTPGSSPLHGSNAVAGLLSPHRAPPTSHLGQTMSPHRLSSVTSAAGNGNTSTPPVVAPVPVLPNVGIEINDVQQVRFAVVAVGVTPPGSPHTGAGSSAHHWRSRLTTIKNSFLGSPRFHRRKLLTSAEEVHLTPDSSPELTKKSWFGSLMTTEKDETFTILVKGKALASVKADLIHAFLSIAELSHSVSSPMSFKVEYKRGSTAPAMFQRQVRFQVDISAISKQPNEPLFAITFTLLSGNIRRFRRVCEHIQSQVCSRSVGINLGGQSRAAPPSPRASRKFTTEMSESSSCGSDTSERLFLSPHPATRQVVCFNKIDSDIESDTSVFDVKSPTRENGRRSSTSTNNNNPLPGDATPTPGSPTKAVRSNSESQNTPEKKCVTTMSGNNIA; encoded by the exons ATGCAGGGCAAGGAGAGCCCCGTCGGGTCCAACACCCAGGAGACCCATCAGTACGTTGGTCCTTATCGACTGGAGAAGACCTTGGGAAAAGGCCAGACAG GATTGGTCAAACTCGGGGTCCACTGTGTGTTGGGCAAGAAGGTGGCGATCAAGATCATCAACAGGGAAAAATTGTCAGAGTCGGTGCTGATGAAGGTGGAACGGGAGATCGCGATTATGAAACTGATCGACCATCCGCACGTGCTCGGCCTCTCTGACGTATACGAGAACAAGAAATATCT ATATCTTGTTCTGGAACACGTTTCGGGCGGGGAGCTTTTCGACTATTTAGTGAAAAAGGGTAGACTAACGCCGAAGGAAGCGAGGAGATTTTTTCGACAAATCATTTCTGCTTTAGATTTTTGTCATAGTCATAGTATTTG TCACAGAGACTTGAAGCCTGAAAATTTGTTGTTGGACGAGAAGAATAATATCAAGATAGCGGATTTCGGAATGGCGTCGTTGCAACCTGCCGGCTCCATGCTGGAAACCAGCTGCGGTTCTCCTCATTACGCCTGTCCCGAAGTGATTCGA GGTGAGAAATACGACGGAAGGAAGGCAGACGTTTGGTCGTGCGGGGTGATACTTTACGCGCTTCTGGTAGGTGCGTTGCCCTTCGACGACGACAACTTaagaaaattattagaaaaagtgAAACGAGGCGTGTTCTACATACCGCACTTCGTGCCGCCCGAATGTCAGAATCTGCTGAAGGGAATGATCGAAGTCGATCCGGACAAGAGACTAACG CTGGCGGAGATAAACAGGCACGTGTGGGTGACGGCGGCGGGCAAAGGCGAGTTAGAATTAGAGCTGTCGATGATGGACGTGGTGCAGACGCACGTTATTCCGTCCGTGGAGGCGATCGATCCGGACGTGTTGCAAGCGATCGCGAGCCTAGGTTGCTTCAAGGAACGGGACAAACTGATTCAAGAACTGCTCAGCCCGAA CCACAACACGGAGAAGGTGATCTATTTTCTACTGTTGGAGCGAAAACGGAGAAGACCAGCGTGCGAGGACGAGTTGGAAGTAATGAGAGGAGGCATGAGAGGATCCGCCGGACAATTGGAAGCGGATCCACCGAGAAAGCGAGTGGACACGTGTCGAGTAAACGGTAGCACGGCCCTGAATCTCGGCGAAATTAGTCACGGTTCTCCTTTAACGCCTCGAAGGCAGTCGAG CACTAGGCATCATGCGCGTCGTTCGCCAAGTACGGGATGCCACACACACGCGTCGCATTCGCACGCATCGACGCCAGGTAGTTCGCCGTTGCACGGCTCGAACGCTGTCGCAGGATTGCTAAGTCCTCACAGGGCACCACCGACCTCGCATCTAGGCCAAACGATGAGTCCTCATCGACTGTCGTCGGTAACGAGCGCAGCGGGCAACGGAAACACCAGCACACCGCCTGTCGTGGCCCCTGTTCCGGTTCTACCCAACGTGGGAATAGAAATAAACGACGTCCAGCAGG TCCGTTTCGCAGTAGTCGCGGTCGGCGTTACACCGCCAGGCTCACCGCACACCGGCGCCGGATCTAGCGCTCATCACTGGCGATCGAGGTTGACGACCATCAAGAACTCGTTCCTTGGTAGTCCCCGATTCCATCGACGCAAGTTGCTCACAAGCGCCGAGGAG GTACATCTCACGCCGGATTCCTCCCCGGAACTTACGAAGAAATCATGGTTCGGTAGTCTGATGACCACGGAGAAAGACGAAACGTTCACCATTCTGGTAAAAGGGAAGGCTCTAGCCAGCGTGAAAGCCGACCTGATTCACGCCTTTTTATCG ATAGCGGAGTTGTCTCACAGCGTAAGCTCGCCGATGTCCTTCAAAGTGGAATACAAAAGGGGAAGTACGGCGCCGGCAATGTTCCAAAGACAAGTTCGTTTTCAAGTGGACATTAGCGCCATATCGAAACAGCCGAACGAACCATTGTTCGCTATTACTTTTACTCTGCTAAGCG GAAACATCCGAAGATTTCGAAGGGTCTGCGAGCACATTCAGTCGCAGGTCTGCTCGAGAAGCGTAGGAATAAATTTGGGAGGGCAGAGCCGCGCGGCACCGCCTAGTCCGCGAGCATCTCGAAAATTTACCACGGAGATGAGCGAAAGTTCCAGCTGCGGTAGCGACACCAGCGAACGGTTATTTCTCAGCCCGCACCCAGCTACCAGACAGGTAGTCTGTTTCAACAAG ATCGACTCGGACATCGAATCAGACACCTCCGTGTTTGACGTGAAATCGCCGACCCGCGAGAACGGTCGCAGGAGTTCCACGTCAACGAACAACAACAACCCGTTACCAGGCGACGCGACGCCGACTCCTGGAAGTCCGACAAAGGCGGTGCGTAGTAATTCGGAGAGTCAAAACACGCCGGAGAAAAAATGCGTAACAACGATGAGCGGCAATAACATAGCGTGA